The genomic region CTGGACCCGACGGCGTTGCGGTCGCCAGAAGGTGCGGCTACCTTTGCAGGCAGCCTCGCTCCCGAAGGCGCCTCGCCGCTGGCGCAGGCCTACGCCGGCTTCCAGTTCGGTGGGTTTTCGCCGCAGCTGGGGGATGGGCGGGCGCTGCTCC from Rhodothermales bacterium harbors:
- a CDS encoding protein adenylyltransferase SelO family protein encodes the protein MTIPFDNTYARELEGLYVPWQGAAVPKPEVLRLNAVLAEELGLDPTALRSPEGAATFAGSLAPEGASPLAQAYAGFQFGGFSPQLGDGRALL